Within Pseudomonas alloputida, the genomic segment TGGGCAGTTCGGCAAGCGCACCTGGCGCTTACCGGGGTATGGGCTGATCCTGTCGCTGCCGATACTGGTCTGGCAGCTACTGTTTTTTGTAGCGCCCTTGCTGTTTCTGCTGACCATCAGTTTTTGGCTGGTGCGCAACTTTCGCATGGTCCCTGCGTTCGAGTGGCTGAACTGGAAGTACCTGTTCAGCCGCGAGTACTTCTGGGATGCCTACTTGCACACCTGGGCGATGGCGGCGGGGGCCAGTGTGCTGATCAGTGCCGTAGCCTTTCCGTGCGCCTATACAATTGCCTTCAAGTTCCGCGAATCGACCCGGCAATGGTTGGTGCTGTTGTTGATCACGCCATTTTTTACCAGTTACCTGGTGCGCACCTATTCCTGGCAAGTCTTTCTCAGTGACCAGGGGCTGCTCAATAGCGCCCTGGCGTTGCTGGGGATTGGGCCGTTGCCCTTGCTCAATACCAGTTTTGGTAGCTATGTGGGTTACTTCACCCTGTGCCTGCCGCTGGTAGTGTTGCTGCAGTTGTTCAGCCTCATGTACATCGACCGCACGCTGATCGAAGCTGCCCACAACTTGCGCGCGGGCCGTCTGCGCACGGTATTTGGGGTAGTGATTCCATCGGCGCGGGTCGGCATCGTCATCGCCGCACTGTTCTGTTTCATCATGACCTTCGGTGACTTTGTCAGCCCGCTCTATCTAGGGGGCGGCCAACCACCAACCTTGAGCACCCTGATTACCGACACGACCAAATCGGGGCAGCAATGGCCACGCGCGGCGGTTATTGCCACGACGATGATCGTGACCTTGCTGGCCACGGCGTTCCTGATGGTTCGCCACGCCTACAGGAGGCGCGCATGAACGAACATCGTGTCATCAACTTCATGCTGCGCAGCTTCGTCGTCCTGGTGTTCTTGTTCATCCTCACGCCTATCATTGGCAGCTTCGTGTTTTCCTTCAACGTCGACCGCTTCCCATCCTTGCCCCTGGGTGGCTTCAGTTTGCGCTGGTACGAAGCGATTGCCGCCGACCCGCAAGTCTGGCAAGCCTTCAACAACAGCCTGGTCGTCGGTGTGGTGGTATCGCTGGTTTCCACGCTGCTGGGCTTCACTGCCGCCTATACCGACTTTCGTTATCACTTTTTTGGCAAGTCGGTGTACATGGCATTGGCACTGCTGCCTCCTACCATTCCGGTGGTGATTCTGGGCCTGGCGATGCTCGCGTTCTTGTCGCGAATCGGCCTGTCCGGCGAGCTGTATGCCGTCATGATCTGCCACATCGTCATGTGCTCACCATTCGCCATGGCGGTGATTCGCATGCGCCTGGCGCAGATGGCCCCGCAACTGGAGGCCGCCGCCTGGAACCTGAGCGCCAGCCAATGGCAGGCCATGCGCTACGTGATCCTGCCGTTCACCGCCCCGAGCATTTTCGCCGCACTGTTCGTGACCATGGCCGTGTCGTTCGACGAGTTCGCGGTGGCCTGGTTCGTTTCGGGCCTTAACGAGACAGTCCCGGTACGCATCCTCAATACTTTGCAAGGGCAGGTCAGCCCGACCATCAATGCGATAGGCACGATCGTTTTCATCACCACGATCACGCTGACGATCGTTGCCCAGGTTTTGCTCATGCGCCGGCAGAAGAAACCGGCTGACGGCAAAAAAAGCTGAACATCCCATGCCGACGCAGGAGCTCCCCATGACTCAACCGTTAGTGGTATTCGATAACGTGACCAAACAATTCGGCAGTTACGTCGCTGTCGAACCGATGAACCTGGAAATCTACAAGGGCGAGTTCGTCGCGATCATGGGCTCCAGTGGCTGTGGTAAAACCACCACGCTGCGCATGCTTGCCGGGCTCGACAAGCCCAGCAGCGGTGAAATTCGCTTGAACGGCGAGCGCATCAACGACCTGTATTCCTGGCAAAGGGACACCCCGCTGGTGTGGCAGAACCTGGCGCTGTTCCCCTTTCTGAGCGTGCTTGAAAACGTTGAGTTCGGTTTGCGCATGCGCGGCATGGGCAAAGCTGAACGGCGCAAAAAAGCCCTGCACTGGCTAGAGCGCCTGGACCTGGGCGAGTTTGCCAACCGTGATATAAGCATGCTTTCTGGCGGGCAACGGCAGCGGGTGGCGCTGGCGCGTTCACTGGTCACCGAGCCCCCGATACTGCTACTGGACGAACCGCTCAGTGCCCTCGATGCGCACTTGAGCGTGCGCATGCAGGCGGTGTTGACTGGGTTGCAGAAGGACCTTGGCATCACCTTCGTCTATGTCACCCACAGCCAATCCGAAGCCTTCGCCATGGCTGACCGCGTGGTGATCATGAGCCGTGGCCGGGTTGAGCAGATTGGCACGCCCAAGGATATTTTCTTCGAACCGCACAACCGTTTTGTCGCTGAATTCGTCGGCGGCAAGAACATGCTTGGCGGCGTTGTGCTTGGCTTCGACGACACCGGGCTGGTGCAACTGGACTCGGCGTATGGTCGCTTTCTGGCACGCTTGCCCGAAGACCGATCTGTTGCGGTAGGGGAAGAGGTCACCCTGTGCATCAGTGCCGAACATATCAACCTCGCCGCGCAACCGACCACAGCCAGCCGCCTGGCGTGTACCGTGATGGGGGAGGAATTCATTGGGTCAATGGTCAACATATACCTGGAAGCCGCCAACGGGCTGGAACTGCAAGTGCAGAAGCCGTACGCGGATTACGACCTACTTGGGCTCAAGAGCGGGCAGAGGGTGCATGTCGGGTGGGACGATGCGCGGGCGCTGATTTTACGTGGCAATTAGAGGTCGATATCTGACATCTGCGCAGGGGCGGCAGCGTGGACAATTGTAGACGTACCCACGCCCAGTTGACCCGAAGGAGGCAGTACATGCAGCAATTGACTGAAACCAGCGAAAACCTGGCCAGCGCCGTGCGTATTGGCTTCCTGCTGGCCGAAGGGTTCGATTTCTATGCCTTGGCCGCTGCGCTGGAACCCTTGCGCCAAGCCAACGACGTGGCCCGCTGCGTGGTCTGCGAATGGCAGATACTGAGCCTTGAGGGCCAGCCGCTGAAGGCCAACAATGGCATCGTGGCGGCCACCGTGCAACTGAGCCAGGCCAAGCCCCTCGATGTGCTGATTCTGTGCCTTGGCAGTGAATTGCAGTTGTGTACCGACGACAGTGTCCGCGAATCGCTGGCGCTGCTGACCAAACCGACCTGCCGCACGCTCGATGTCGGCGAATTGGCCGAATTCATCGGCGTTGCCCGGTTGTCCCCGTAGCGCGTGTTCACCCGCTACCAGAGCTGAACCTGCCTCGATAATTATCTTGATCCGCGCCTGCAATGGGCGCGACATCGCGCGTTTCCTCTCCTTCATTCCCCCTCATCTATACCTCTGCCTGTTCTTGCCGCAGCGAGGCCTGTACGGCAGTGGCGGGCAATATTGTCCTTTCCATAGCGGCGTTTACAGCAAGGCGGATCTGATCATCTAGGGGTCGGATTCGCGCAAAAAAGGCCGCCTTTTATCTGTTCGAATGATCTCCAGTGGCACCCAAAACAGGGCCTCTCTACTGATCACCTACCAAGGAGTGAAGACATGCAAATGCCGAAAACAATACAGATTCAAAACGGCGAAAAAGTTAAGCCGACGTTCTCGCACCAGGAATACGCCAACCGTCAATCCAAGTTGCGCAGCTACCTGGCCCAGAACAATATCGACGCCGCTGTCTTCACGTCTTATCACAACATCAACTACTACAGCGATTTCCTGTATTGCTCGTTCGGCCGTCCTTATGCCCTGGTGGTGACTCAGGATGCCGTGGTGTCGATCAGCGCCAACATCGACGGTGGCCAGCCATGGCGGCGTACCGTGGGCACCGAAAACATCATCTACACCGACTGGCAGCGCGATAACTACTTTGTCGCGATTCAACAAGCCTTGCCCAAGGCCGGACGTATCGGGATCGAGTTCGACCACTTGAACCTGGTCAACCGCGACAAATTGGCCAGCCGTTATCCCCAGGCCGAGCTGGTGGACGTCGCCGCGCCATGCATGCGCATGCGCATGATCAAGTCGGCTGAAGAGCACGCCATCATTCGTCACGGTGCCCGCGTTGCCGATATCGGTGGTGCTGCGGTGGTTGAGGCCCTGCGTGACCAGGTGCCTGAGTACGAAGTGGCGCTGCATGCCACCCAGGCCATGGTCCGTGAAATTGCCCGCACTTTCCCCGATTCCGAACTGATGGACACCTGGACCTGGTTCCAGTCTGGTATCAACACCGATGGCGCGCATAACCCGGTAACCTCTCGCAAGGTCAACAAGGGCGACATTCTGAGCCTCAACTGCTTCCCGATGATCGCCGGTTACTACACCGCGCTGGAGCGCACGTTGTTCCTCGACCATTGCTCCGATGAGCACCTGCGCCTGTGGGAGGTCAACGTCAAGGTCCACGAGGCCGGCCTGAAGCTGATCAAGCCAGGCATGCGTTGCAGCGATATTGCCCACCAGTTGAACGAGATTTTCCTCGAGCACGACCTGCTGCAATACCGCACCTTCGGTTATGGCCATTCGTTCGGCACCCTGAGCCATTACTACGGCCGTGAAGCTGGCCTTGAGCTGCGCGAAGACATCGACACCGTGCTGGAACCTGGCATGGTCGTGTCCATCGAGCCGATGATCATGCTGCCCGAAGGGCTGCCGGGTGCGGGTGGTTACCGCGAGCATGACATTCTGATCGTCAACGAAAACGGCGCTGAAAACATCACCAAGTTCCCATACGGCCCAGAACACAACATCATCAAGAAGTAACCGAGCAAGCCGCACAGGAAACTGTGCGGCTTTTTTTATCCGTATGACTTTTTCCATGCCAAGGTTCAAGGAGGACATGTGTGGAGTACGCGACAGCGCACGCTCGCAATGAACGGGGGCTGCCGCAACCTGGCACAATTGCCAAGGGTTCGCGGCTTTTTTATTTCGCCTGCAGCATCATTTTCGTAGCCTTCAACCTCCGCACTGCGTACCCAAGCCTCGGCGCTGTGCTTGCCGATATATCCAGCGACCTAGGCCTGACGCCTGCCGCCACCAGTGCAATTTCCACCCTGCCTGTATTTTGCCTGGGGTTGTTCGCGCCCGTGGCGCCCTGGCTTGCCCGCAAAATAGGCACAGAGCGCACGATCTTGGTATTGATGGCGGCGTTGTCCACAGGGCTATTGATACGTGGCGCCGGGAACGTCAGCGGCCTGGTGGTCGGTTCGATCGTCATTGGCAGCGCCATCGCCATCATCAACGTATTGCTCCCTGGGCTTATCAAACGCGACTTCGCCAAGATCACCGGGCTGATGGCCGGCCTCTACTCCATGGCGCTGTTGAGCGGTGCGGCGACTGCCGCAGGGTTCACCCTGGCGCTGCAAAGCACCTTGGGCGGTGGCTGGACGACGGCGTTGGCGCTGTGGTCAGTGCCGGCAGCGGCAGCCTGTGCCTGCTGGCTTTTCCAACTGCCCAAGGGCAGTGCGCTGGCACCCAAGGCTGCGCCGCGCGTACGAGGGGTGTGGCGCTGCGCGCTAGCCTGGCAACTCACGCTGTTCATGGTGCTGCAATCGATGTATTCGTTTACCGTGTTCGGCTGGCTCGCCCCGTTTCTGAATGGACGGGGGATGACGCCGCTGGAGTCCAGCGTCATCGTCTCCAGTTCAATCCTGCTACAAATGGTCGCTTGTCTGCTCGGGCCGCTGATAGCCACACGCTTGCCGAGTCAATCCTGGTTCAATGTGGTTGTTGTGGTGCTCACCACGGTCGGTTTTCTCGGCTGCCTGTCCGCGCCGCTCGACACGGTATGGCTGTGGGGCGGGGTACAAGGCATCGGGCAAGGTGCCTTGACTTCCATTGCCATCACCATGATTGTGCTGCGCTCGGCAAACGCACAGGTTGCGGCAGAACTTTCGAGTATGGTGCAAGGCGTCGGCTACGGCCTGGGCGCACTCGGGCCGTTGCTGGTCGGGGTGCTTTATACGCCGGTCATTGGCTATGCGCACGTTGAGATATTTCTTAGCGGGGTAGGCGTAGCGATGCTGTATTTCGGATATACCTCAGGCCGACGCCGACTCGTGGCAGCCCGCTATTAGCGCTATCCTTCAGCTGACACCTAGTCACCGGAGCGCTAGGAACATGAAGAAAAGACTACCCTGCGCTTGTGGTGCTGTGGCGCGAAGTTAACCTTGCACTTGGCTGATTGGTAGTCGTTGAGGTCGCAATAGCTGTTGTGGATTTCATTTCTGCTTTCCAGAATCCATCTGTTTCTTGTACCGCCAGTCTTTAGGTATGAAATGCAGTTCTATCTACAATCAAATAGAAAGCAAGGAGGCCTTGCTGTGCGAGTCCTTCGAGGAACTCTGCAAAGGACTGCGCCAGCATGCACGGCTTTGTGTCTACAGGCCATCGAGATCCAACCAAGCATTCAGGAATACGTTCATATTGATAGTTAGCTAGGTAATTGTTAGGGTGAGGTCGTCCTTTTTCTGTTCAGCCTATTGATCTATCTACGCGAAAAACCATCAAGGCTTCCACTATATCAGCTAGCAAATTGTTCCGACCCTCTACCTCGATCAGTGCATTGTGCCTGGCAATGATGTCGTTTGCCTGCCACGCATCCCCCCAAGCGAACCCTCTCGAGGAGCAGGCCTTTATCGGCGCTGCCCAGGTCGAGCAGCAGATGATCGAGTGGCGACGGGACATCCACCAGCACCCAGAGCTCGGCGAGCAGGAAACACGCACTGCCAAGCTGGTCGCCGAGCACCTTGAAAAGCTTGGCCTCGAAGTCCATACGGGTATCGGGCGCACGGGAGTGGTCGGAATTCTCGAAGGTGGCAAATCGGGCCCTACCGTCGCCCTGCGCGCGGATATGGATGCCTTGCCGGTCAAGGAGCCTGCGGGCCTGCCATTCGCCTCGACCGCGCGGGGTACCTATCATGGCCAGCAGGTGGATGTGATGCACGCCTGCGGCCACGACACCCATACCGCCATGCTGATGGCAACTGCGCAAATCCTTGCAGGCATGCGTGACAACCTGCCGGGCAAGGTCATGTTCATTTTCCAGCCGGCTGAAGAGGGCTCGAGCCTGGTCAAAGGCGGAGAGGGGCGGCGTTGGGGGGCGCAGTTGATGCTGCAGGAAGGGCTGTTCGACAAGCTCAAGCCTGATGCGGTGTTCGCTGTGCATGTCATGCCTGGGCCTTCAGGGCAATTGAGTTGGCGTTCGGGTGCCACGACCGCCAGCAGTGACGACTTGAACATCAAGGTTATAGGCCAGCAGGGCCATGGCGGCATGCCTTGGAACACTGTCGACCAGGTAGTGGCCTCTGCACAGGTCATCAACGGCCTGCAGACGGTGGTAAGCCGCCGCACCAAGCTCACCCAGTCGCCAGCGGTGGTCACTGTGGGCATGATCAAAGGTGGTAGTGCACCGAACATCGTGCCGGAAAGCGTCGACATGGCAGGCACCATTCGTACCTACGATCCGGCGGTACGTGCGCAAGTGGCACACGATGTGAAGCTCACGTCCGAGAAGATAGCCGAAAGCGCCGGTGCTACGGCCAAGGTATCAATCGTGCCGGCCTATGACATGACGATGAACAATGAGCAATTGACCGAGCAGATGGCGCCAGTGCTCAAGCGTGCGGCCTATGGCAAGGTCGCCACCACCCCTCTGGTCGGTGCTTCGGAAGATTTCTCCTTCTTCGCAGGCAAGGTACCCGGCCTCTACTTCTACCTGGGCGTGACACCCGACGGGCAGGACCCGGCCAAGGCAGCACCGAATCACAACCCGAAATTCTTCGTCGATGAAAAAGCGCTGATCGTTGGCGCGCGGGCGATGTCGGCGGCCGCCGTTGATTTTTTGTCTGAGCATGCAACTCAGCAGTAATTCAGGATGTAGCGCCGGTCATGCGGCGCTTGCCAATATGCAAAGCAGTGCGATATCAACTGATATGCAGTGTTTTTGCAGTGACAAAAGATACCCTGCGTTTAGTATCCCGTCATCCCGAAGATCTGGAAGGGCAGTGCTCTCCTACTGAGAAAGGTCTTTTGAGCGGTTATGCCATTTTATTAGCTGCTGATGTACTGCAGCTCTGGCGAACTCAATGTCACTACTGCTAATGGCCTGATAAATTGCTTGATATTCGATAATATGCTGTTGCGTCTCGATCGTCGTCGAAGCATGTTGAGTGTTGAAGCTGGATATAGCATCGAGCAAGTACCTGTTGCCACTCGCTACTCCCATTGCTTCACGAAAATTCAGGTCGGAACGTTCGAACTCAGTTGAAATCTGCGCCCCCAAGAGGTCGTCGAGCTTGCGCGCCATACGTTCTAAGTCCCGTACGCTGCGGCGTTGTGCGGCGAGTGCAGCCGCAGCCATCTCGATCACCAGTCGATATTCGAAGGCGGCCAATTCATCAATTTCGAACATGATAGTCCACGTGTTGTTTGCGTACACGCGGAGGATAACTGAGCCCATGCCCACCTGCGTCCGGAGCAATTACAAAGCAGTTATCTATTTTTCAATACTCAAGCGATCAGCAATTTATAGATAACTGTATTGGGTCCTCTCGCATAGCTCGTCAGTGCCGCCCTTCATAGACTTGGCACAACGGTTCTGGAGGACCCTATGGACGCAGTACAAAATCTCGACAACCTGGTGGCAAACGTGTCCACCGTATTCCTGACCGACGCCGATGTCTCCCGTCTGGCCACCTGGCCGAAGGTCATCGCCGCCCTTGCCGATGCCTACTCGCGGCCGTTCCTGCCGGCCATGGTGCCACCACGCATTATGGCGCGAGGCGAGGGCTTCTGGCTGCGAAGCCTGCCGACTTTCGCAGAGATAACGGTAAAGCCATTCGCAGCGTCGGCCGACAGTTCGTCGTGCTTTGCCGCAACCTCAATCTCTTCTCCCAATCGTTCATCGCCATCGACGGCAGCAAATTCAAAGCCGTGAATAACCGCGACCGCAATTTCACTCAAGGCAAGGTGAAGGCGCGCATGCAGCAGATCGAGCAGAGCATCGACCGCTATCTAGCGGCAATGGATTCAGCCGATCGGGCAGCGCCGGAAGTGGCCGAGGCCAAGACTGAGCGATTGAAAGACAAAGTCGAAAAGCTGAAACAGCAGATGCAAAAACTGAAGGACATTGAGGCGCAGCTTCACGCCAGTCCCGATCAGCAAATCTCTCTTACCGATCCAGATGCCCGCTCAATGGCCACAAGCGGCCGAGGCTCCGGCACAGTTGGGTACAACGTACAAACAGCAGTCGACGACAAGCACCATCTGATCATTGCCCATGAGGTGACCAACGTTGGTAATGATCGCGGGCAACTGAGCAATATGGCTAACCAGGCACGTGAAGAAATCGGTGCTGAGGCGCTGACAGTGGTCGCTGATCGAAGCTATTACAAAGGCCCGGAAGTCCTTGCTTGCGAGCAGGCGGGTATCACCACCTTTGTACCGAAACCCCTGACATCGAGCAGCAAAGCGGAAGGCCGATTCGGCAAGCAGGACTTCACCTACATGGCTGCATCGGACGAATATCGATGCCCTGCGGGCCAGTTGCTGACGCGCCGGCATTCCTCGATGGAGGACGGCATGTTACTGCACTGCTATTGGTTTTCAGGATGCCAGAGCTGCTCCATGCAGAAGCAGTGTACGACCGGTAAAGAGCGGCGACTCAAGCGCTGGGAGCATGAAGAAGTAGTCGAGAGAGTGCAAATCCGATTGGAGCAAGATCCAGGGAAGATGAAGGTTCGCCGGCAGACGGTGGAGCATCCCTTTGGCACGCTCAAATTCTGGATGGGAAGTACCCACTTCCTGACCAGAACCCTGCCGAGGGTAAGCACTGAGATGAGCCTTCACGTGCTCGCCTACAACCTCAAACGGATGATGAGCATCTTCGGCATCGCAGGGCTACTTGAGGCAATCAGGGCGTAAACCCCGCCGCTTGCTGGCCCGCAAACAGCTATATGGGCCGCTGACGCGGCCCATATAGCACTACAAATGTCTACTTCGCTGGGTAGGGCTATTCACGCTCTCGCCTG encodes:
- a CDS encoding ABC transporter permease translates to MISNKLSPPLPASEEPARTRGQFGKRTWRLPGYGLILSLPILVWQLLFFVAPLLFLLTISFWLVRNFRMVPAFEWLNWKYLFSREYFWDAYLHTWAMAAGASVLISAVAFPCAYTIAFKFRESTRQWLVLLLITPFFTSYLVRTYSWQVFLSDQGLLNSALALLGIGPLPLLNTSFGSYVGYFTLCLPLVVLLQLFSLMYIDRTLIEAAHNLRAGRLRTVFGVVIPSARVGIVIAALFCFIMTFGDFVSPLYLGGGQPPTLSTLITDTTKSGQQWPRAAVIATTMIVTLLATAFLMVRHAYRRRA
- a CDS encoding ABC transporter permease gives rise to the protein MNEHRVINFMLRSFVVLVFLFILTPIIGSFVFSFNVDRFPSLPLGGFSLRWYEAIAADPQVWQAFNNSLVVGVVVSLVSTLLGFTAAYTDFRYHFFGKSVYMALALLPPTIPVVILGLAMLAFLSRIGLSGELYAVMICHIVMCSPFAMAVIRMRLAQMAPQLEAAAWNLSASQWQAMRYVILPFTAPSIFAALFVTMAVSFDEFAVAWFVSGLNETVPVRILNTLQGQVSPTINAIGTIVFITTITLTIVAQVLLMRRQKKPADGKKS
- a CDS encoding ABC transporter ATP-binding protein, which translates into the protein MTQPLVVFDNVTKQFGSYVAVEPMNLEIYKGEFVAIMGSSGCGKTTTLRMLAGLDKPSSGEIRLNGERINDLYSWQRDTPLVWQNLALFPFLSVLENVEFGLRMRGMGKAERRKKALHWLERLDLGEFANRDISMLSGGQRQRVALARSLVTEPPILLLDEPLSALDAHLSVRMQAVLTGLQKDLGITFVYVTHSQSEAFAMADRVVIMSRGRVEQIGTPKDIFFEPHNRFVAEFVGGKNMLGGVVLGFDDTGLVQLDSAYGRFLARLPEDRSVAVGEEVTLCISAEHINLAAQPTTASRLACTVMGEEFIGSMVNIYLEAANGLELQVQKPYADYDLLGLKSGQRVHVGWDDARALILRGN
- a CDS encoding M24 family metallopeptidase; its protein translation is MQMPKTIQIQNGEKVKPTFSHQEYANRQSKLRSYLAQNNIDAAVFTSYHNINYYSDFLYCSFGRPYALVVTQDAVVSISANIDGGQPWRRTVGTENIIYTDWQRDNYFVAIQQALPKAGRIGIEFDHLNLVNRDKLASRYPQAELVDVAAPCMRMRMIKSAEEHAIIRHGARVADIGGAAVVEALRDQVPEYEVALHATQAMVREIARTFPDSELMDTWTWFQSGINTDGAHNPVTSRKVNKGDILSLNCFPMIAGYYTALERTLFLDHCSDEHLRLWEVNVKVHEAGLKLIKPGMRCSDIAHQLNEIFLEHDLLQYRTFGYGHSFGTLSHYYGREAGLELREDIDTVLEPGMVVSIEPMIMLPEGLPGAGGYREHDILIVNENGAENITKFPYGPEHNIIKK
- a CDS encoding CynX/NimT family MFS transporter produces the protein MEYATAHARNERGLPQPGTIAKGSRLFYFACSIIFVAFNLRTAYPSLGAVLADISSDLGLTPAATSAISTLPVFCLGLFAPVAPWLARKIGTERTILVLMAALSTGLLIRGAGNVSGLVVGSIVIGSAIAIINVLLPGLIKRDFAKITGLMAGLYSMALLSGAATAAGFTLALQSTLGGGWTTALALWSVPAAAACACWLFQLPKGSALAPKAAPRVRGVWRCALAWQLTLFMVLQSMYSFTVFGWLAPFLNGRGMTPLESSVIVSSSILLQMVACLLGPLIATRLPSQSWFNVVVVVLTTVGFLGCLSAPLDTVWLWGGVQGIGQGALTSIAITMIVLRSANAQVAAELSSMVQGVGYGLGALGPLLVGVLYTPVIGYAHVEIFLSGVGVAMLYFGYTSGRRRLVAARY
- a CDS encoding amidohydrolase, producing MMSFACHASPQANPLEEQAFIGAAQVEQQMIEWRRDIHQHPELGEQETRTAKLVAEHLEKLGLEVHTGIGRTGVVGILEGGKSGPTVALRADMDALPVKEPAGLPFASTARGTYHGQQVDVMHACGHDTHTAMLMATAQILAGMRDNLPGKVMFIFQPAEEGSSLVKGGEGRRWGAQLMLQEGLFDKLKPDAVFAVHVMPGPSGQLSWRSGATTASSDDLNIKVIGQQGHGGMPWNTVDQVVASAQVINGLQTVVSRRTKLTQSPAVVTVGMIKGGSAPNIVPESVDMAGTIRTYDPAVRAQVAHDVKLTSEKIAESAGATAKVSIVPAYDMTMNNEQLTEQMAPVLKRAAYGKVATTPLVGASEDFSFFAGKVPGLYFYLGVTPDGQDPAKAAPNHNPKFFVDEKALIVGARAMSAAAVDFLSEHATQQ
- a CDS encoding FCD domain-containing protein; translation: MFEIDELAAFEYRLVIEMAAAALAAQRRSVRDLERMARKLDDLLGAQISTEFERSDLNFREAMGVASGNRYLLDAISSFNTQHASTTIETQQHIIEYQAIYQAISSSDIEFARAAVHQQLIKWHNRSKDLSQ